A part of Neovison vison isolate M4711 chromosome 6, ASM_NN_V1, whole genome shotgun sequence genomic DNA contains:
- the GPR87 gene encoding G-protein coupled receptor 87, whose translation MGLNLTLAKLPDNELHSQGIHASSNMSDGPGKNTTVNKFDTIVLPVLYLIIFVASILLNGLAVWIFFHIRNKTSFIFYLKNIVVADLIMTLTFPFRIVHDAGFGPWYFKFILCRYTSVLFYANMYTSIVFLGLISIDRYLKVVKPFGDSRMYSITFTKVLSICVWVVMAVLSLPNIILTNGQLTKENIHDCMKLKSPLGVKWHEAVIYVNSCLFVAVLVILIGCYIAISRYIHKSSRQFISQSSRKRKHNQSIRVVVAVFFTCFLPYHLCRIPFTFSHLDRHLDESAHQILYYCKEMTLFLSACNVCLDPIIYFFMCRSFSRRLFKKSNIRTRSESIRSLQSVRRSEVRIYYDYTDV comes from the exons ATGGGGCTCAACCTGACACTTGCAAAACTACCAG ATAATGAGCTGCACAGCCAAGGGATTCACGCTTCAAGTAACATGAGTGATGGACCCGGAAAGAACACCACTGTTAACAAGTTTGACACGATCGTCTTGCCTGTGCTTTACCTCATTATATTTGTGGCAAGCATCCTGCTGAACGGTCTAGCAGTGTGGATCTTCTTCCACATTAGGAATAAAACCAGCTTCATATTTTATCTCAAGAACATAGTGGTTGCTGACCTCATCATGACGCTGACATTTCCATTTCGAATAGTGCATGACGCAGGATTCGGACCTTGGTACTTCAAGTTTATCCTCTGCCGATAcacttcagttttgttttacGCGAACATGTATACATCCATCGTATTTCTTGGGCTCATAAGCATCGATCGCTATCTGAAAGTGGTCAAGCCGTTCGGGGACTCTCGCATGTACAGCATAACTTTCACAAAGGTTTTATCTATTTGTGTTTGGGTGGTTATGGCTGTTCTGTCCTTGCCTAACATCATTCTAACAAATGGCCAACTAACCAAGGAAAACATTCACGACTGCATGAAACTCAAAAGTCCCTTGGGAGTCAAATGGCACGAAGCCGTCATTTACGTCAACAGCTGCCTGTTCGTGGCTGTGCTGGTGATCCTGATCGGATGTTACATAGCCATATCCCGGTACATCCATAAATCCAGCAGGCAATTTATAAGCCAGTCAAGCCGAAAGCGGAAGCATAACCAGAGCATACGGGTGGTGGTGGCAGTGTTCTTTACCTGCTTTCTACCCTATCACTTGTGTAGAATTCCTTTTACTTTCAGCCACTTAGACAGACATTTAGATGAATCTGCACACCAAATTCTGTACTACTGCAAAGAAATGACACTTTTCTTGTCCGCATGCAATGTGTGCCTGGATCCAATAATTTACTTTTTCATGTGTAGGTCATTTTCAAGAAGGCTATTCAAGAAATCAAATATCAGAACCAGGAGCGAAAGCATCAGGTCACTGCAAAGTGTCAGAAGATCGGAAGTCCGCATATATTATGATTATACAGACGTGTAG